In one window of Phyllopteryx taeniolatus isolate TA_2022b chromosome 23, UOR_Ptae_1.2, whole genome shotgun sequence DNA:
- the LOC133472592 gene encoding gastrula zinc finger protein XlCGF57.1-like, whose amino-acid sequence MYLHCGGSQTDGDDDDDEQLEGDMTCHTANKCWKCSKCRKTFASKSNFKRHMKIHTGEKPFACSVCGQRFSRKGSLKIHTRTHTGEKPFACSVCGQRFSRKERLKIHTRTHTGEKPFACSVCGQRFSHKGHLTHHARTHTGEKPFACSGCGQRFSQKQHLKIHTRTHTGEKPFACSVCGQRFTQKGYLKMHTRTHTGEKPFVCSVCGKGFPHKRHLTGHTRTHTGEKPFSCSVCGQRFSVKSNLKIHTRTHAGEKPFACSVCGQRFSQKESLKIHTRTHTGEKPFACSVCGQRFSQKGTLKIHTRMHTGEKPFACSVCGQRFSQKGSLITHTRTHTGEKPFGCSVCGQRFTQKGYLKMHTSTHTGEKPFSCSGCGQRFSRKARVKTHKCPGETSSDQEAFNANVNV is encoded by the coding sequence ATGTATCttcactgtggaggatcacaaacagacggtgatgatgatgatgatgaacagttggaaggtgatatgacatgtcacactgccaataaatgctggaaatgttctaaatgtaGGAAAACCTTTGCTTCTAAGAGCAATTTCAAACgacacatgaaaatacacactggtgagaaaccttttgcatgctcagtttgcggtcaaagattctcccgaaagggaagcttaaaaatacacacaagaacgcacactggtgagaaaccttttgcatgctcagtttgcggtcaaagattctcccgaAAGGAAaggttaaaaatacacacaagaacgcacactggtgagaaaccttttgcatgctcagtttgtggtcaaagattctctcacaagggacatttgacacatcacgcaagaacacacactggagagaagccctTTGCCTGCTCAGgttgtggtcaaaggttctctCAGAAGcaacacttaaaaatacacacaagaacacacactggtgaaaaaccttttgcatgctcagtttgtgggcaaagattCACACAGAAGGGAtacttaaaaatgcacacaagaacccacactggtgagaaaccttttgtatgctcagtttgtgggaaaGGATTCCCTCACAAGCGACATTTGACAggtcacacaagaacccacactggtgagaaacctttttcctgctcagtttgtggtcaaaggttctctGTGAAGAgtaacttaaaaatacacacaagaacacacgccggtgagaagccttttgcatgctcagtttgtggtcaaagattctcccaaaaggaaagcttaaaaatacacactagaacgcacactggtgagaaaccttttgcatgctcagtttgtggtcaaagattctcccaaaagggaaccttaaaaatacacactagaatgcacactggtgagaaaccttttgcctgctcagtttgtggtcaaagattctcccaaAAGGGAAGTTtaataacacacacaagaacacacactggtgagaagccttttggatgctcagtttgtggtcaaagattcacgcAGAAGGGAtacttaaaaatgcacacaagtacacacactggtgagaaacctttttcctgctcaggttgtggtcaaaggttctctCGTAAGGCTCGGgttaagacacacaagtgtcCTGGTGAGACAAGCAGTGATCAAGAAgcttttaatgcaaatgtaaatgtttaa
- the LOC133472542 gene encoding gastrula zinc finger protein XlCGF57.1-like isoform X4, whose protein sequence is MCARRTAEYEEELCGPKEEKEPQRQLLDAAFNLQPRIVLRRADVSENLHPERQQSVSPHIKEEEEDEEVQHIKEEEEEFLHIKEEEQEGIIKVPSTGVPLKSEDEGRSEERRGAEPPNSNSSSDGDHCGGSRTDDDDDVDDEQLEGDMTCHTANKCWKCSKCRKTFAYKRNFKRHMKIHTGEKHFACSICGQRFSRKESLKIHTRTHTGNKPFACSVCGQTFSQKGTLKSHTKTHTGEKRFGCSVCGQRFSRKESLKIHTRTHTGEKPFACSVCGQRFSHKGHLTGHARTHTGEKPFACSVCGQRFSQRGHLTSHTRTHTGEKPFACSVCGQRFSEKGHLTNHTRTHTGEKPFACSVCGERFSRKGTLKIHTRTHTGEKPFACSVCGQRFSLKESLKIHARTHTGEKPFACSVCGQRFSHKGHLTRHARTHTGEKPFACPVCGQRFSQKGTLTIHTRTHTGEKPFACSVCGQRFSQKENLKIHTRTHTGEKPFACSVCGQRFSLKKSLKIHSRTHTGEKPFGCSVCGQRFSIKKSLKIHTRTHTGEKPFSCSGCGQRFSRKDPFKTHKCPGEKSSDQEAFNANVNV, encoded by the coding sequence ACGTCAGTGAAAATCTTCATCCTGAGCGGCAGCAGTCAGTGTCCcctcacatcaaagaggaagaggaggatgaagaggttcaacacatcaaagaggaggaggaagagttccttcacattaaagaggaagagcaggagggAATCATCAAGGttccatcgactggtgtccctttgaagagtgaagatgaaggtcgaaGTGAGGAGAGACGAGGGGCGGAGCCACCAAACAGCAACAGCTcaagtgatggagaccactgtggaggatcacgaacagacgatgatgatgatgttgatgatgaacAGTtggaaggtgatatgacatgtcacactgccaataaatgctggaaatgttctaaatgtaGGAAAACCTTTGCTTATAAGAGGAATTTCAAACgacacatgaaaatacacactggtgagaaacatTTTGCATGCTCAATTTGTGGGCAAAGATTCTCTCGaaaggaaagcttaaaaatacacacaagaacacacactggaaacAAGccatttgcctgctcagtttgtggtcaaactttttctcagaagggaaccttaaaaagtcacacaaaaacgcacaccggagagaagcgttttggctgctcagtttgtgggcaaagattctcccgaaaggaaagcttaaaaatacacacaagaacacacactggagagaagccctttgcatgctcagtttgtggtcaaagattctctcacaaGGGACATTTGACAGGtcacgcaagaacacacactggagagaagccttttgcctgctcagtttgtggtcaaaggttctctCAAAGGGGACATTTGACAagccacacaagaacacacactggagagaagccctttgcatgctcagtttgtggtcaaagattctctgaaaagggacatttgacaaatcacacaagaacacacactggagagaagccctttgcatgctcagtttgtggggaAAGGTTCTCTCGaaagggaaccttaaaaatacacacaagaacacacactggtgagaaaccttttgcatgctcagtttgtggtcaaagattctccctaaaggaaagcttaaaaatacacgcaagaacacacactggtgagaaaccttttgcctgctcagtttgtggtcaaaggttctctCACAAGGGACATTTGACACGtcacgcaagaacacacactggtgagaagccttttgcatgcccagtttgtggtcaaagattctctcagaagggaaccttaacaatacacacaagaacacacactggagagaaaccttttgcatgctcagtttgtggtcaaagattctcccaaaaggaaaacttaaaaatacacacaagaacccacactggtgagaaaccttttgcatgctcagtttgtggtcaaagattctccctgaagaaaagcttaaaaatacactcaagaacacacactggtgagaaaccttttggatgctcagtttgtggtcaaagattctccataaagaaaagcttaaaaatacacacaagaacccacactggtgagaaacctttttcttgctcaggttgtggtcaaagattctctcgtaagGATCCGtttaagacacacaagtgtcCTGGTGAGAAAAGCAGTGATCAAGAAgcttttaatgcaaatgtaaatgtttaa
- the LOC133472542 gene encoding gastrula zinc finger protein XlCGF57.1-like isoform X3 produces MCARRTAEYEEELCGPKEEKEPQRQLLDAAFNLQPRIVLHRADVSENLHPERQQSVSPHIKEEEEDEEVQHIKEEEEEFLHIKEEEQEGIIKVPSTGVPLKSEDEGRSEERRGAEPPNSNSSSDGDHCGGSRTDDDDDVDDEQLEGDMTCHTANKCWKCSKCRKTFAYKRNFKRHMKIHTGEKHFACSICGQRFSRKESLKIHTRTHTGNKPFACSVCGQTFSQKGTLKSHTKTHTGEKRFGCSVCGQRFSRKESLKIHTRTHTGEKPFACSVCGQRFSHKGHLTGHARTHTGEKPFACSVCGQRFSQRGHLTSHTRTHTGEKPFACSVCGQRFSEKGHLTNHTRTHTGEKPFACSVCGERFSRKGTLKIHTRTHTGEKPFACSVCGQRFSLKESLKIHARTHTGEKPFACSVCGQRFSHKGHLTRHARTHTGEKPFACPVCGQRFSQKGTLTIHTRTHTGEKPFACSVCGQRFSQKENLKIHTRTHTGEKPFACSVCGQRFSLKKSLKIHSRTHTGEKPFGCSVCGQRFSIKKSLKIHTRTHTGEKPFSCSGCGQRFSRKDPFKTHKCPGEKSSDQEAFNANVNV; encoded by the exons atgtgtgcaaggaggacagcagagtacgaggaggaactttgtggcccaaaagaggagaaggagccacaacgtcaactactggacgctgcgTTCAATCTGCAGCCTCGAATTGTGCTACACAGAGCAG ACGTCAGTGAAAATCTTCATCCTGAGCGGCAGCAGTCAGTGTCCcctcacatcaaagaggaagaggaggatgaagaggttcaacacatcaaagaggaggaggaagagttccttcacattaaagaggaagagcaggagggAATCATCAAGGttccatcgactggtgtccctttgaagagtgaagatgaaggtcgaaGTGAGGAGAGACGAGGGGCGGAGCCACCAAACAGCAACAGCTcaagtgatggagaccactgtggaggatcacgaacagacgatgatgatgatgttgatgatgaacAGTtggaaggtgatatgacatgtcacactgccaataaatgctggaaatgttctaaatgtaGGAAAACCTTTGCTTATAAGAGGAATTTCAAACgacacatgaaaatacacactggtgagaaacatTTTGCATGCTCAATTTGTGGGCAAAGATTCTCTCGaaaggaaagcttaaaaatacacacaagaacacacactggaaacAAGccatttgcctgctcagtttgtggtcaaactttttctcagaagggaaccttaaaaagtcacacaaaaacgcacaccggagagaagcgttttggctgctcagtttgtgggcaaagattctcccgaaaggaaagcttaaaaatacacacaagaacacacactggagagaagccctttgcatgctcagtttgtggtcaaagattctctcacaaGGGACATTTGACAGGtcacgcaagaacacacactggagagaagccttttgcctgctcagtttgtggtcaaaggttctctCAAAGGGGACATTTGACAagccacacaagaacacacactggagagaagccctttgcatgctcagtttgtggtcaaagattctctgaaaagggacatttgacaaatcacacaagaacacacactggagagaagccctttgcatgctcagtttgtggggaAAGGTTCTCTCGaaagggaaccttaaaaatacacacaagaacacacactggtgagaaaccttttgcatgctcagtttgtggtcaaagattctccctaaaggaaagcttaaaaatacacgcaagaacacacactggtgagaaaccttttgcctgctcagtttgtggtcaaaggttctctCACAAGGGACATTTGACACGtcacgcaagaacacacactggtgagaagccttttgcatgcccagtttgtggtcaaagattctctcagaagggaaccttaacaatacacacaagaacacacactggagagaaaccttttgcatgctcagtttgtggtcaaagattctcccaaaaggaaaacttaaaaatacacacaagaacccacactggtgagaaaccttttgcatgctcagtttgtggtcaaagattctccctgaagaaaagcttaaaaatacactcaagaacacacactggtgagaaaccttttggatgctcagtttgtggtcaaagattctccataaagaaaagcttaaaaatacacacaagaacccacactggtgagaaacctttttcttgctcaggttgtggtcaaagattctctcgtaagGATCCGtttaagacacacaagtgtcCTGGTGAGAAAAGCAGTGATCAAGAAgcttttaatgcaaatgtaaatgtttaa